A window of Candidatus Cloacimonas sp. contains these coding sequences:
- a CDS encoding T9SS type A sorting domain-containing protein — MKKFLLILLLPVICVAFLQADYIYVVNSESRTLSRIDTEAGTVINNFTQLGLTPNMLKVNNDYIYVVLSGANSIQMIDRNSGTTIRNIFIASSSNPWDVVENNGYLYVSGMFTNKVYKISQESWTVVDQITVGTAPEGLEVCNGKLYVCNTGGYASGYANSSVSVIDLNSFSVIKTIPVWTNPQDLYVFNSQLHIVCTGNWSSISGAVDIIDSVTDERIDRLTIGGNPWSVWISPQGIAYLGEGYNSGVYSYNASTLEILNNSNNPLTPGGIMISGSNDCVAVLYTPWSQNGTVYLRNNNWQPVSQWTVALTPTDICYYSNETPVSDEELPLPQISLYPNPVNKDGILNFKTDNAYFGELEVYNLRGQKVLQVPVQRGEKSINLEGKGIGSGLYFYRSGKAKGKIIVK; from the coding sequence ATGAAAAAGTTCTTATTAATTCTTCTACTCCCTGTAATCTGTGTTGCCTTTCTGCAAGCAGATTATATTTATGTGGTAAATTCCGAATCCCGCACCCTTAGCAGAATTGATACTGAAGCAGGAACTGTGATTAACAATTTTACGCAATTAGGGTTAACTCCGAATATGCTGAAAGTGAATAATGATTATATTTATGTGGTTCTTTCCGGAGCTAACAGCATTCAGATGATAGATAGAAATAGTGGAACAACTATCCGTAATATTTTTATTGCCTCCAGTTCCAATCCCTGGGATGTAGTAGAGAATAATGGTTATCTGTATGTGAGCGGAATGTTTACCAATAAGGTCTATAAAATCAGTCAGGAAAGCTGGACTGTGGTAGATCAGATTACAGTTGGCACCGCCCCGGAAGGTTTGGAGGTCTGTAATGGAAAATTATATGTATGTAATACAGGTGGCTATGCCAGTGGTTATGCCAATAGCAGCGTTTCTGTAATTGATCTGAATTCTTTCAGTGTAATAAAAACCATTCCTGTGTGGACGAATCCTCAGGATTTATATGTTTTTAACTCTCAACTGCATATTGTTTGCACCGGTAATTGGAGTTCCATTTCCGGAGCTGTGGATATTATTGATTCCGTAACCGATGAACGCATAGACCGTCTTACAATTGGAGGCAACCCTTGGAGTGTGTGGATTAGCCCACAAGGAATTGCTTATTTGGGAGAGGGATATAACAGCGGAGTATATTCTTATAATGCTTCCACCCTGGAGATTTTGAATAACAGCAATAATCCTTTAACTCCTGGAGGGATAATGATAAGCGGTTCAAATGACTGTGTTGCTGTTCTTTATACTCCCTGGAGTCAAAATGGAACTGTATATTTAAGGAATAATAACTGGCAGCCAGTTTCCCAATGGACGGTTGCTTTAACCCCAACCGATATTTGTTATTATAGCAATGAAACTCCTGTTTCCGATGAGGAATTGCCTTTGCCCCAAATATCATTGTATCCTAATCCGGTAAATAAGGATGGTATCCTCAATTTCAAAACAGATAATGCTTACTTCGGAGAACTGGAAGTTTATAATTTGCGGGGACAGAAAGTGTTACAAGTTCCTGTTCAAAGAGGGGAAAAAAGTATAAACCTTGAAGGAAAAGGAATAGGAAGCGGGTTATATTTCTACCGTAGCGGAAAAGCAAAAGGGAAGATTATAGTAAAATAG
- a CDS encoding LPP20 family lipoprotein: protein MRPPKKIVLSVTFLLMIVSCLCAGKKRPEWIAQPYSLYPANRYLCGLGMAKELNNAQNEALKNIAGFFETRVIAVTKTMESEKSSLSGSQTSSETSSSIKAIAEGTIKYTQIKETWQDPKTKTYYALAVMDKIAVQNIYRNEIDDCEEFIENCLGKNDNPLIRYAGILSAIDKLQQTQDAYTYYNALASDSGTLLKPFHSLQELMELRTSMARDIPLQIRVTGDSSGILDASLKNVINQMGLQEKDNSEYQIVAVVHPEPSKTLGQQFFQPLRLNISFNYGEKNLFAFVDKTEQGGSTIEEATSRALKVLSQNIENKFRKDFIQYFLNLQ from the coding sequence ATGAGACCACCTAAAAAAATCGTCTTGTCGGTTACTTTTCTCTTAATGATAGTTTCTTGTTTATGCGCAGGAAAGAAAAGACCGGAATGGATTGCTCAGCCCTATTCACTATACCCTGCAAACCGTTATCTTTGCGGATTGGGAATGGCAAAAGAACTTAATAACGCACAAAATGAGGCACTGAAAAATATTGCCGGCTTCTTTGAAACTCGCGTTATTGCCGTTACAAAAACTATGGAAAGCGAAAAAAGCTCCTTATCAGGTTCCCAAACAAGCAGCGAAACCTCTTCTTCCATTAAGGCAATTGCGGAAGGGACTATAAAATATACCCAAATAAAAGAAACCTGGCAAGACCCTAAAACTAAAACTTACTATGCCTTAGCTGTGATGGATAAAATCGCCGTGCAGAACATATACCGAAATGAAATTGACGACTGCGAGGAATTTATTGAAAACTGCCTGGGAAAGAATGATAATCCCCTCATTCGCTATGCCGGAATTTTGAGCGCTATTGATAAACTGCAACAAACACAAGATGCTTATACTTATTATAATGCCTTGGCAAGCGATTCCGGCACTCTTTTAAAGCCGTTTCATAGCTTGCAGGAACTTATGGAATTAAGAACTTCTATGGCTCGTGATATTCCCTTGCAGATTAGAGTTACCGGCGATTCTTCAGGCATTTTGGACGCCTCGCTGAAAAATGTTATAAACCAAATGGGCTTGCAGGAAAAAGATAACTCTGAATACCAAATTGTCGCTGTAGTGCATCCCGAGCCGTCTAAAACCCTGGGACAACAATTTTTCCAACCTCTCCGCCTTAATATTTCTTTCAATTATGGAGAAAAAAACCTCTTTGCCTTTGTGGATAAAACGGAACAAGGTGGTTCCACTATTGAGGAAGCTACTTCTCGGGCTTTAAAAGTTCTTTCCCAAAATATAGAAAACAAATTCCGCAAGGACTTTATCCAATATTTCCTCAATTTACAATAA